A window of the Acidobacteriota bacterium genome harbors these coding sequences:
- a CDS encoding CusA/CzcA family heavy metal efflux RND transporter yields the protein MLDRLISWSLDNRVLVLLAVVLIVLGGVWSMREMRVDAIPDLSDVQVILYTEFPGQAPEVVEDQVTYPITSKMLAVPGAKVVRGYSFFGYSFVYLLFEDGTDLYWARSRVLEYVSALTPELPPGVTPQLGPDASGVGWAFMYVLNSPQRSLAELRSLQDWYLQYGLAAVEGVAEVASIGGFVRQYQVEVDPIRLRAYGISLASIEQAIQRSNLDVGGRLVEMAEREFMVRGKGYVRAVGDLESIVLTSGPGGVPVLLRDVARVTLGPEMRRGLADWNGEGETVGGIVVVRAGADTRRTIARVKDRLAELREGLPDDVEIAVAYDRSGLIDRAIDTLRETLLEELLIVALVCMIFLFHLRSALVAIVSIPLSILLAFVLMHLQGLGANIMSLGGIAISIGVLVDAAIIMVENAHKHLERAQRQGLDTPHFEIIRRAAQEVGPTLFFTLLIITLSFLPVFALEAQEGRLFKPLAFTKTYTMAMAALLAVTVVPVLMLWFVRGRIRSEAQHPVSRLLAAVYRPLLRLALRGRWLVVLAMVALLLVTAVPLSRIGSEFMPPLWEGDLLYMPTTLPGLSITKAREILQQTDKILRTFPEVESVFGKVGRAETATDPAPLSMIETTIALKDPEDWRPGLTRDELIAEMDRAVQIPGLTNAWTMPIKTRLDMLSTGIRTPVGIKIGGSDLATLERLAAQVEQVVKPLPGTLSAYAERVMGGSYLDFEIDRAAAARFGLRVGDIQDVIASAVGGRNISWTVEGLERYPINLRYPRELRDTPEALGEILVATPNGGQVPLRQVARLELRDGPPSIKSEGARPNAWVYVDLRGVDIGTWVEQARQEVARQVELPPGYTLYWSGQFESMERARARLALIIPVTLLLIFAILYLHTRSLTKTALVLTALPFSLVGSVWLMDLLGYNWSVAAIVGVIALAGLAAENGVVMLLYLDLAYERWRQDGKMAHRRHLLEAVDHGAVRRLRPKMMTVAATFCSLVPILWATGTGSDVMRRIAAPMVGGVFTSFAAILFLFPVLYFLWRSRGLDEDQLAHRSER from the coding sequence ATGCTCGACCGACTGATCTCCTGGTCCCTCGACAACCGCGTCCTGGTTCTGCTGGCGGTGGTCCTGATCGTCCTCGGTGGCGTCTGGTCGATGCGCGAGATGCGCGTCGACGCGATCCCGGACCTCTCCGACGTCCAGGTCATCCTCTACACCGAGTTCCCGGGCCAGGCGCCGGAGGTGGTCGAGGACCAGGTGACCTACCCGATCACCTCGAAAATGCTGGCGGTGCCCGGCGCCAAGGTGGTGCGGGGCTACTCCTTCTTCGGCTACTCCTTCGTCTATCTGCTGTTCGAAGACGGCACCGACCTCTACTGGGCGCGCTCCCGGGTGCTCGAGTACGTTTCGGCCCTGACTCCCGAGCTGCCGCCCGGCGTCACGCCCCAGCTCGGACCCGACGCCAGCGGCGTCGGCTGGGCCTTCATGTACGTCCTCAACTCCCCGCAGCGCTCCCTTGCCGAGCTGCGCAGCCTGCAGGACTGGTACCTGCAGTACGGCCTGGCCGCCGTCGAGGGAGTCGCCGAGGTGGCCTCCATCGGCGGCTTCGTGCGCCAGTACCAGGTCGAGGTCGACCCCATCCGGCTGCGCGCCTACGGCATCAGTCTGGCGAGCATCGAGCAGGCGATCCAGCGCTCCAATCTCGACGTCGGCGGTCGCCTGGTGGAGATGGCCGAGCGCGAGTTCATGGTGCGCGGCAAGGGCTACGTGCGCGCCGTCGGCGACCTCGAGAGCATCGTTCTCACCAGCGGCCCCGGCGGCGTACCGGTGCTGCTGCGGGACGTCGCCCGCGTCACCCTCGGGCCGGAAATGCGGCGCGGCCTGGCGGACTGGAACGGCGAAGGCGAAACCGTCGGCGGCATCGTGGTGGTGCGTGCCGGTGCCGACACTCGCCGCACCATCGCGCGGGTCAAGGACCGCCTCGCCGAGCTCCGGGAAGGCCTCCCCGATGACGTCGAGATCGCGGTGGCCTACGACCGCAGCGGCCTGATCGACCGCGCCATCGACACGCTGCGCGAAACCCTCCTCGAAGAGCTCCTCATCGTCGCCCTGGTGTGCATGATCTTCCTCTTCCACCTGCGCTCGGCGCTAGTGGCGATCGTCTCCATTCCCCTCTCCATCCTGCTCGCCTTCGTCCTCATGCACCTGCAGGGCCTGGGAGCCAACATCATGTCCCTGGGCGGCATCGCGATCTCCATCGGCGTGCTGGTGGACGCCGCCATCATCATGGTGGAGAACGCCCACAAGCACCTCGAACGGGCCCAGCGCCAGGGTCTGGACACGCCCCATTTCGAGATCATCCGGCGCGCCGCCCAAGAGGTCGGTCCGACCCTCTTCTTCACTCTCCTCATCATCACCCTGTCCTTCTTGCCAGTGTTCGCCCTCGAAGCCCAAGAGGGGCGCCTCTTCAAGCCCCTGGCCTTCACCAAGACCTACACCATGGCGATGGCCGCCCTCCTCGCCGTCACGGTCGTACCAGTGCTCATGCTGTGGTTCGTGCGCGGCCGTATTCGCAGCGAGGCCCAGCACCCGGTGTCGCGCCTGCTCGCCGCCGTCTACCGCCCGCTCCTGCGCCTCGCCCTGCGCGGTCGTTGGCTGGTGGTGCTGGCGATGGTCGCCCTCCTGCTGGTGACCGCCGTGCCCCTGTCGCGCATCGGCTCCGAGTTCATGCCGCCCCTATGGGAGGGCGATCTGCTCTACATGCCGACCACCCTGCCCGGCCTGTCGATCACCAAAGCGCGCGAGATTCTGCAGCAGACGGACAAGATCCTGCGCACCTTTCCGGAAGTCGAGTCCGTCTTCGGCAAGGTCGGTCGCGCCGAGACCGCCACCGACCCGGCCCCCCTGTCGATGATCGAAACCACCATCGCGCTCAAGGATCCGGAGGACTGGCGACCGGGCCTGACGCGCGACGAGCTGATCGCCGAGATGGATCGGGCAGTCCAGATTCCGGGCCTGACCAATGCCTGGACCATGCCGATCAAGACCCGCCTCGACATGCTGTCGACGGGAATTCGAACTCCTGTCGGCATCAAGATCGGCGGCTCCGATCTCGCCACCCTGGAACGACTGGCGGCGCAGGTCGAACAGGTCGTCAAACCGCTGCCGGGCACCCTGTCTGCCTACGCCGAGCGGGTGATGGGCGGCAGCTACCTCGACTTCGAGATCGACCGCGCCGCGGCGGCGCGCTTCGGCCTGCGGGTGGGCGACATCCAGGACGTCATCGCCTCCGCCGTCGGCGGCCGCAACATTTCCTGGACGGTGGAGGGCCTCGAGCGCTATCCCATCAACCTGCGCTATCCGCGCGAGCTACGGGACACCCCCGAAGCCCTCGGCGAGATCCTGGTGGCGACCCCGAACGGCGGCCAAGTGCCGCTGCGGCAAGTGGCCCGCCTCGAGCTGCGAGACGGCCCACCGAGCATCAAATCCGAAGGGGCGCGGCCCAACGCCTGGGTCTACGTCGACCTGCGCGGCGTCGACATCGGCACCTGGGTCGAGCAGGCGCGCCAGGAGGTTGCCCGACAGGTCGAGCTGCCCCCCGGCTACACCCTCTACTGGTCCGGCCAGTTCGAGTCCATGGAGCGGGCCCGCGCCCGCCTCGCCCTGATCATTCCGGTCACCCTCTTGCTGATCTTCGCCATTCTCTATCTGCACACCCGCTCCCTCACCAAGACCGCCCTGGTGCTGACCGCCCTGCCCTTCTCCCTCGTCGGCTCCGTCTGGCTGATGGATCTGCTGGGCTACAACTGGTCGGTGGCGGCGATCGTCGGTGTCATCGCACTGGCCGGCCTGGCGGCGGAGAACGGCGTCGTCATGCTGCTCTACCTCGACCTCGCCTACGAGCGTTGGCGCCAAGACGGCAAGATGGCCCACCGCAGGCACCTCCTCGAGGCCGTCGACCACGGCGCCGTCCGCCGCCTGCGCCCGAAGATGATGACCGTCGCCGCCACCTTCTGCTCCCTGGTGCCCATCCTGTGGGCCACCGGCACCGGCTCCGACGTCATGCGGCGCATCGCCGCGCCGATGGTCGGCGGCGTCTTCACCAGCTTCGCCGCCATCCTTTTCCTGTTTCCGGTGCTCTACTTCCTGTGGCGCAGCCGCGGGCTCGATGAGGATCAGCTGGCTCACCGAAGCGAAAGGTGA
- a CDS encoding efflux RND transporter periplasmic adaptor subunit has protein sequence MSSPASSRFPLPWIAAVVIALVAGVFLARFLPFGPHPTASNAIHEGDHHDHGEHDVWTCGMHPQVAESGPGQCPICGMDLTPRRSAAPTTEGEREILYFRNPMDPTITSPVPAEDSMGMPYVPVYADQSDDPADGNVVRIDPAVVQNMNVRTAPIARRDLTRSLRTVGYLEFDQQRMVTVTTKYSGWVEKVFVNYVGEQVRRGQPLFEIYSPELVQTEQELLSALEFAREMEGAPSDARRRAESLVESARIRLGYWDVTPEQIARLEETGEVFRTLEVAAPAGGLVMKRVPGLDGMAVEPGMELFHIADLSSLWLSVELFEDQLAAVREGSPAEITLSYFPGETFRGRVRFLEPALSETTRTVRAMIEIPNRDGRLRKGMYATVELQPVEVRDTIAVPLPAVLRTGRRNVVVVAQGEGRFAPREVVLGREAEGFAEVLSGLEAGDQVVTSAQFLLDSESTLREAIQKMATAQSSSASAMASESAPEGLTMAPADPGESHSEHVHSPTPTGEDPVDNHAGHHHGPTDSLP, from the coding sequence ATGAGCTCGCCAGCTTCGAGTCGTTTTCCCCTGCCCTGGATCGCCGCCGTGGTGATCGCCCTCGTCGCCGGCGTTTTCCTCGCCCGCTTCCTCCCATTTGGCCCCCATCCAACGGCTTCGAACGCCATCCACGAGGGCGACCATCACGACCATGGGGAGCACGACGTGTGGACCTGCGGCATGCACCCGCAGGTGGCCGAGAGCGGTCCCGGCCAGTGCCCGATCTGCGGCATGGACCTGACGCCGCGCCGCAGCGCCGCTCCGACGACCGAGGGAGAGCGAGAGATCCTCTACTTCCGCAACCCGATGGATCCGACGATCACCTCTCCAGTACCCGCCGAGGACTCCATGGGCATGCCCTATGTACCGGTCTACGCCGACCAAAGCGACGACCCGGCTGACGGCAATGTCGTGCGCATCGATCCCGCGGTGGTGCAGAACATGAACGTTCGCACCGCACCCATCGCGCGTCGTGACCTCACCCGCAGCCTGCGCACCGTCGGCTACCTCGAGTTCGACCAGCAGCGCATGGTGACGGTGACGACCAAGTACTCGGGCTGGGTCGAGAAGGTCTTCGTCAACTACGTTGGCGAGCAGGTGCGACGCGGCCAGCCGCTGTTCGAAATCTACTCGCCGGAGCTGGTGCAAACGGAACAGGAGCTGCTCTCGGCCCTCGAGTTCGCCCGCGAGATGGAAGGGGCGCCGAGCGACGCCCGACGGCGCGCCGAGTCGCTGGTCGAGTCGGCGCGGATTCGGCTCGGCTACTGGGACGTCACCCCGGAGCAGATCGCCCGCCTCGAGGAGACCGGCGAAGTGTTCCGCACCCTCGAGGTGGCCGCTCCCGCCGGCGGGCTGGTAATGAAGCGCGTGCCGGGCCTCGACGGGATGGCCGTCGAGCCCGGCATGGAGCTCTTCCATATCGCCGACCTGTCGAGCCTGTGGCTGTCGGTGGAGCTGTTCGAAGACCAGCTCGCCGCGGTCCGCGAGGGCAGTCCGGCGGAGATCACCCTGTCTTACTTCCCGGGCGAGACCTTTCGCGGCCGGGTGCGGTTCCTCGAGCCGGCCCTCTCCGAAACCACCCGCACGGTGCGCGCCATGATCGAAATTCCCAACCGCGACGGCCGTTTGCGCAAGGGCATGTACGCCACCGTCGAGCTGCAACCAGTGGAAGTGCGCGACACCATCGCCGTGCCGCTGCCGGCGGTGCTGCGAACCGGCCGCCGCAACGTCGTGGTGGTGGCCCAGGGGGAGGGACGATTCGCGCCTCGGGAAGTGGTCCTCGGCCGCGAGGCGGAAGGCTTCGCCGAGGTCCTCTCGGGCCTCGAGGCAGGCGACCAGGTGGTGACCTCGGCACAGTTCCTCCTCGACTCCGAGTCGACCCTGCGCGAGGCGATCCAGAAGATGGCGACCGCCCAGAGCTCTTCCGCGTCGGCGATGGCCTCCGAGTCTGCACCGGAAGGCCTCACCATGGCGCCCGCCGACCCCGGCGAGAGTCACTCCGAGCACGTCCATTCGCCCACCCCGACCGGCGAGGATCCCGTCGACAACCACGCCGGCCACCACCACGGCCCGACCGACTCGCTTCCTTGA
- a CDS encoding TolC family protein, protein MIAQLVSRPLRRRALGLALATASFTVPGLAQPASPESPSLSSAPAPSPARALLASLPSEGLRALGSDVLARNPQIARARHQAAAAAARAPQVAALPDPVAALSLFLLPPETRTGPQRLTLSLQQKLPWFGKLRLRERAALAQAAALEHDIEALRLDLLTKVRRLNHELAFLAASERIVEGERITLARYEQAAQARYAAGTGLQQESVRIQAQITQIDTRLLEIREQHGARLAHLNALRDRPAGTLVTTPPESPSTSHLTATGLASLARLKRPEMTALAARLAAADAHLELATKNRQPDLDLGLSYRVVEKRRDRPGRLMPPPDNGDDVLALSGAVALPVWRHKLTAEVAESQSRRSALEAERRALEAEIDRALGDWTTRLPLLEQHLELLDGVLLKQAREALRSAESAYSLGHLNAIDLLDAEVVLFEVRIAAERTRTDLANGWAELERAVAAPASDFLREVSP, encoded by the coding sequence TTGATTGCCCAGCTCGTTTCCCGGCCGCTTCGCCGCCGGGCCCTCGGTCTCGCCCTCGCGACCGCCAGCTTCACCGTTCCCGGCCTGGCCCAGCCGGCCTCGCCGGAGAGTCCGTCGCTCTCCTCAGCGCCCGCCCCGTCGCCGGCTCGAGCCCTGTTGGCTTCCCTACCCTCGGAGGGCCTGCGGGCGCTCGGCAGTGACGTGCTGGCGCGAAATCCGCAGATTGCTCGCGCCCGCCACCAAGCCGCAGCGGCCGCCGCCCGGGCTCCGCAGGTGGCGGCGTTGCCGGATCCGGTGGCTGCCCTCAGCCTCTTTCTGCTGCCCCCGGAAACGCGCACCGGACCACAGCGACTCACCCTCTCGCTGCAACAGAAGCTGCCGTGGTTCGGCAAGCTCCGATTACGCGAGCGCGCCGCCCTGGCACAGGCCGCCGCCCTCGAGCACGACATCGAAGCGCTGCGTCTCGACCTGCTGACCAAGGTCCGGCGCCTCAACCACGAGCTCGCTTTCCTGGCCGCCTCCGAGCGCATCGTCGAAGGTGAGCGCATCACCCTGGCGCGCTACGAGCAGGCGGCCCAGGCACGCTACGCCGCCGGCACCGGCCTGCAGCAGGAGAGTGTCCGAATTCAGGCCCAGATCACCCAAATCGACACCCGCCTGCTCGAGATCCGAGAGCAGCACGGCGCCCGCCTCGCCCACCTCAACGCGCTGCGCGACCGCCCCGCCGGCACCCTCGTCACCACCCCACCGGAAAGCCCGTCGACGAGCCACCTGACGGCCACCGGCCTGGCCTCCCTCGCGCGCCTCAAGCGGCCCGAAATGACCGCTCTGGCAGCCCGTCTCGCGGCTGCCGACGCCCATCTCGAGCTGGCGACGAAGAACCGCCAACCAGATCTCGACCTCGGCCTCTCCTACAGAGTCGTCGAGAAACGCCGCGACCGCCCAGGGCGCCTCATGCCACCGCCGGACAACGGCGACGACGTCCTGGCCCTCAGCGGTGCCGTCGCCCTGCCGGTGTGGCGTCACAAGCTCACCGCCGAAGTGGCCGAATCGCAAAGCAGACGTTCCGCCCTCGAAGCCGAACGCCGGGCCTTGGAAGCCGAAATCGACCGCGCCCTCGGTGACTGGACCACCCGCTTGCCGTTGCTCGAGCAGCACCTCGAGCTGCTCGACGGCGTCCTCCTCAAACAGGCTCGCGAAGCGCTGCGCTCGGCCGAGTCGGCCTACAGCCTGGGTCACCTCAATGCCATCGACCTGCTCGACGCCGAGGTCGTCCTGTTCGAAGTCCGAATCGCCGCCGAACGCACCCGCACCGACCTCGCCAATGGCTGGGCGGAGCTCGAACGTGCCGTCGCCGCTCCGGCGAGCGACTTTCTCCGCGAGGTTTCACCATGA